In the Hordeum vulgare subsp. vulgare chromosome 7H, MorexV3_pseudomolecules_assembly, whole genome shotgun sequence genome, one interval contains:
- the LOC123410147 gene encoding alpha carbonic anhydrase 7-like, producing the protein MRSARHLHDAVSALLLFLLLSAVVPAARAQEETDDQSEFSYVCGAENGPGNWGNIKEEWATCGTGVMQSPIDLSDHLVSPAPHIGYLNHSYLPAQASIVNRGHDITVMFHGNAGSMWINGTAYHLRQLHWHTPSEHGVNGHRYNMELHMVHLSAENKAAVIGRFYKIGRRDHFLHQLEPYLRRMASTNDKEDKVGVVDPWVARGDGEAYYRYMGSLTTPKCDEGVIWTVVKRVATVSSDQVKLLKDAVHDGFDMNARPLQKVNDRDISFFSPDYNHERYYAAADH; encoded by the exons ATGCGttcagctcgccacctccacgacgCGGTCTCGgccctcctcctcttcctgctGCTCTCAGCCGTTGTACCGGCGGCCAGAGCCCAGGAAGAAACTG ACGATCAGTCCGAGTTCAGCTATGTATGCGGGGCAGAGAACGGGCCGGGGAACTGGGGAAATATAAAGGAAGAGTGGGCGACGTGCGGCACTGGGGTGATGCAGTCGCCCATCGACCTCTCCGACCACCTTGTCTCGCCGGCGCCCCACATTGGCTACCTCAACCACTCCTACCTTCCCGCCCAGGCCTCCATCGTCAACCGCGGCCATGATATCACGGTGATGTTCCACGGCAACGCTGGGAGTATGTGGATCAACGGCACCGCGTACCACCTCAGGCAGCTGCACTGGCACACCCCTAGCGAGCACGGGGTAAACGGCCACCGGTACAACATGGAGCTCCACATGGTTCACCTTAGCGCCGAGAACAAGGCTGCCGTGATCGGCCGCTTCTACAAGATTGGCCGGCGCGACCATTTCCTGCACCAG CTGGAGCCTTACTTGCGCAGGATGGCGAGCACAAATGACAAGGAGGATAAGGTCGGTGTGGTGGATCCTTGGGTCGCGAGAGGAGATGGCGAAGCCTATTACCGATACATGGGCTCCCTCACCACCCCGAAGTGCGACGAGGGTGTCATTTGGACCGTGGTCAAGAGG GTTGCCACGGTGTCGAGTGACCAGGTGAAGCTTCTCAAGGACGCAGTCCATGAT GGCTTTGATATGAATGCGAGACCCCTCCAGAAGGTGAACGACAGAGATATCAGTTTTTTCTCCCCTGATTATAATCACGAACGCTATTACGCAGCCGCTGATCATTAA